In the Brassica napus cultivar Da-Ae chromosome A7, Da-Ae, whole genome shotgun sequence genome, one interval contains:
- the LOC106352584 gene encoding uncharacterized protein LOC106352584 isoform X3, with product MAKGTSPGETMIRTGCKRELQFMLKSQSEICGGLSLGRTRGSKTSTTSTDAKRLTTRLLLRSGIKKMREDAAMSDSPVEEEEEEKSDVVDGVDAVREAVKECSIVVEREIVLACPASFSELAKLTSRSCLVKLKSGLGYEMPARRLTRSMFKPEADEDHMNLGREAKGSCVAEGSEFEATLVACGREEEEPHEQNSVVSIGLSLTSGLRRCGVKKAVNDTVDKPLRRLTRSLVKQDSPDLESNTGSSDLGKVDVNANDVGMDGFQNPLVTTPNKRGRPRKFIRSFPAKLKELFDSGMLEGLTVYYLRCAKMREAGARGLKGVIKGSGVLCFCGACKGAQVVSPAVYEHHASSTNKRSPEYILLESGFTLRDVMNACKETPFDTLEEKLRAVVGPDLKKSSLCFSCQGPLVEPCETKSLFFCKACLERKEPDLSISPSKATGVRRGSSKPTLVPKTIIDRSTPSPRQSNRRENPTQKSPEPSGTIPNESKSSSIKSSSQRKLTRKDLRLHKLVFEDDILPDGTEVGYFVAGKKMLVGYKKGFGIHCSCCNKVVSPSAFEAHAGCASRRKPFQHIYTTNGVSLHELSVALSMDQKFSIRENDDICRICQDGGELLCCDTCPRSYHIVCAGLSSLPSERWSCKYCVNMIEREKFVDSNLNAVAAGRVRGVDAIAQIATRCIRIVSSLVSELPSVCVLCRGHSFCRLGFNSRTVILCDQCEKEFHVGCLKDHNIADLKELPKDKWFCSLGCKKINTSLGDLIVQGEEKLSNNFLNFIRKKQNTNEESCPDDNTTPNIRCRIISGKLASSDDTKEFLKKALLILHERFDPICESGTRGDLIPAMVYGKKAKGHDFSGMYCTMLTVDEVIVSVGIFRVLGSELAELPLVATTRDYQGQGYFQCLFDCIERLLGSLNVKQLVLPAADEAKSIWTNKFGFTKMTEEEVKECRKDYSVMVFHGTSMLRKMVPGTSVADGSKPEKDSMEE from the exons ATGGCGAAAGGCACATCCCCAGGCGAGACCATGATCCGCACAGGCTGCAAAAGGGAACTCCAATTCATGCTTAAATCTCAGTCCGAGATCTGCGGCGGCCTCTCTCTTGGCCGCACCCGTGGAAGCAAAACCTCCACGACAAGCACCGACGCCAAGAGGCTCACCACTCGCCTTCTTCTTCGCTCTGGGATTAAGAAGATGCGCGAGGATGCTGCAATGTCCGATTCTcctgttgaagaagaagaagaagaaaagagcgACGTTGTTGACGGTGTTGATGCAGTTAGAGAGGCTGTAAAGGAATGTTCGATTGTGGTTGAGAGAGAGATCGTTCTGGCGTGTCCTGCTAGTTTTAGTGAGCTGGCGAAACTTACTTCAAGATCTTGCCTTGTTAAGTTGAAGAGTGGTCTTGGTTATGAGATGCCTGCTAGGAGGTTGACCCGATCCATGTTCAAGCCTGAGGCTGATGAAGATCATATGAATCTGGGAAGGGAAGCTAAAGGTAGTTGTGTTGCTGAAGGTAGCGAATTTGAGGCTACTTTAGTGGCATGTGGGAGGGAGGAGGAAGAGCCTCATGAGCAAAATAGTGTGGTTTCGATTGGATTATCGCTGACGAGTGGTCTTAGACGATGTGGTGTTAAGAAGGCAGTGAATGATACAGTAGATAAGCCTTTGAGGAGGTTAACTAGGTCATTAGTCAAACAAGACAGTCCTGATTTGGAAAGTAACACCGGATCTTCAGACTTGGGCAAGGTAGATGTGAATGCCAATGATGTCGGCATGGATGGTTTTCAAAATCCGTTGGTTACAACTCCAAACAAACGTGGAAGGCCCAGAAAATTTATAAGGAGTTTCCCAGCAAAGCTGAAAGAGCTTTTCGATTCTGGAATGCTTGAGGGGCTAACTGTGTACTATCTTCGATGTGCAAAG ATGAGAGAGGCAGGGGCTAGAGGGCTTAAAGGAGTAATTAAAGGATCTGGCGTTTTGTGCTTTTGTGGTGCCTGCAAAGGAGCTCAA GTGGTTAGCCCGGCAGTGTACGAGCATCATGCTTCTAGCACAAATAAGCGGTCACCTGAATATATCTTACTGGAGTCTGGATTCACACTTCGTGATGTCATGAACGCTTGCAAGGAAACTCCCTTTGATACGCTAGAAGAAAAACTTCGTGCGGTAGTTGGACCAGATTTAAAGAAATCTAGCCTGTGTTTCAGTTGCCAAG GTCCATTGGTTGAGCCTTGTGAAACAAAGTCATTATTTTTTTGCAAAGCGTGTTTGGAGAGAAAGGAACCCGACCTCTCTATCAGTCCTTCTAAAGCAACTGGCGTTCGTAGGGG ATCGTCTAAGCCAACTTTGGTTCCGAAAACTATCATTGATAGGTCAACACCCAGTCCTCGCCAAAGTAACAGGCGTGAAAACCCAACCCAAAA GTCACCTGAGCCTTCAGGGACTATTCCGAATGAGTCTAAATCCAGCTCCATCAAAAGCAGCAGCCAAAGGAAACTAACCAGAAA GGATTTGCGGCTGCACAAACTTGTTTTCGAGGATGATATACTGCCAGATGGGACCGAAGTGGGTTATTTTGTTGCTGGAAAG AAAATGCTTGTCGGCTACAAGAAGGGATTTGGGATACATTGTTCTTGTTGCAACAAAGTG GTCAGTCCTTCAGCGTTTGAGGCCCATGCTGGCTGTGCAAGTCGTCGGAAGCC GTTTCAGCACATTTATACAACCAATGGCGTATCTCTTCATGAACTATCAGTAGCGCTATCAATGGACCAGAAGTTTTCCATCCGTGAAAATGATGACATTTGCCGTATCTGCCAGGACGGGGGTGAACTCTTGTGTTGTGATACCTGTCCAAGATCATATCATATAG TATGTGCTGGTTTATCAAGCCTTCCGAGTGAGAGGTGGTCCTGCAAATATTGTGTGAATATGATTGAGAGGGAGAAGTTCGTGGACAGCAATCTTAACGCCGTTGCAGCTGGTAGAGTTCGTGGAGTTGATGCAATTGCTCAGATAGCCACAAGATGCATTCGAATTGTCAGCTCTCTTGTGAGTGAGCTCCCAAGTGTATGCGTGTTATGCAG AGGCCATAGTTTTTGCAGGTTGGGCTTCAATTCTCGCACTGTGATACTCTGTGATCAG TGTGAAAAGGAGTTCCATGTTGGCTGTTTGAAAGACCATAACATTGCTGATCTCAAG GAGCTACCTAAAGATAAATGGTTTTGTTCCCTTGGGTGcaaaaagatcaacacttcattaggCGATCTGATAGTTCAAGGAGAAGAGAAGCTTAGTAACAATTTCCTGAATTTTATACGGAAGAAGCAAAACACTAATGAAGAAAGCTGTCCAGATGACAATACCACTCCAAACATAAGATGTAGGATCATTAGTGGAAAGTTGGCCTCTTCGGATGATACAAAAGAGTTTCTTAAGAAGGCACTTTTGATTCTTCAT GAGCGGTTTGATCCCATCTGTGAATCTGGGACCAGGGGAGATCTCATTCCAGCCATGGTGTATGG AAAGAAAGCAAAAGGCCATGATTTCAGTGGCATGTACTGCACCATGTTGACTGTGGA TGAAGTGATTGTTTCCGTGGGAatctttagggttttagggtctGAACTTGCGGAACTCCCTCTGGTTGCTACCACTAGAGATTATCAAGGGCAG GGTTACTTTCAGTGCCTGTTTGATTGCATCGAGAGGCTGCTTGGATCCCTAAACGTGAAACAACTGGTGCTGCCAGCAGCAGATGAAGCCAAATCCATATGGACTAACAAATTTGGTTTCACCAAGATGACGGAAGAGGAG GTGAAAGAATGCAGAAAAGACTACTCGGTGATGGTCTTTCATGGAACATCAATGTTGAGAAAGATGGTACCTGGAACGAGTGTTGCTGACGGGAGTAAACCTGAGAAGGACAGTATGGAGGAGTAA
- the LOC106352584 gene encoding uncharacterized protein LOC106352584 isoform X1, giving the protein MAKGTSPGETMIRTGCKRELQFMLKSQSEICGGLSLGRTRGSKTSTTSTDAKRLTTRLLLRSGIKKMREDAAMSDSPVEEEEEEKSDVVDGVDAVREAVKECSIVVEREIVLACPASFSELAKLTSRSCLVKLKSGLGYEMPARRLTRSMFKPEADEDHMNLGREAKGSCVAEGSEFEATLVACGREEEEPHEQNSVVSIGLSLTSGLRRCGVKKAVNDTVDKPLRRLTRSLVKQDSPDLESNTGSSDLGKVDVNANDVGMDGFQNPLVTTPNKRGRPRKFIRSFPAKLKELFDSGMLEGLTVYYLRCAKMREAGARGLKGVIKGSGVLCFCGACKGAQVVSPAVYEHHASSTNKRSPEYILLESGFTLRDVMNACKETPFDTLEEKLRAVVGPDLKKSSLCFSCQGPLVEPCETKSLFFCKACLERKEPDLSISPSKATGVRRGSSKPTLVPKTIIDRSTPSPRQSNRRENPTQKSPEPSGTIPNESKSSSIKSSSQRKLTRKDLRLHKLVFEDDILPDGTEVGYFVAGKVRSAWQMAFLQLVTVTLSTPTISFIMQKMLVGYKKGFGIHCSCCNKVVSPSAFEAHAGCASRRKPFQHIYTTNGVSLHELSVALSMDQKFSIRENDDICRICQDGGELLCCDTCPRSYHIVCAGLSSLPSERWSCKYCVNMIEREKFVDSNLNAVAAGRVRGVDAIAQIATRCIRIVSSLVSELPSVCVLCRGHSFCRLGFNSRTVILCDQCEKEFHVGCLKDHNIADLKELPKDKWFCSLGCKKINTSLGDLIVQGEEKLSNNFLNFIRKKQNTNEESCPDDNTTPNIRCRIISGKLASSDDTKEFLKKALLILHERFDPICESGTRGDLIPAMVYGKKAKGHDFSGMYCTMLTVDEVIVSVGIFRVLGSELAELPLVATTRDYQGQGYFQCLFDCIERLLGSLNVKQLVLPAADEAKSIWTNKFGFTKMTEEEVKECRKDYSVMVFHGTSMLRKMVPGTSVADGSKPEKDSMEE; this is encoded by the exons ATGGCGAAAGGCACATCCCCAGGCGAGACCATGATCCGCACAGGCTGCAAAAGGGAACTCCAATTCATGCTTAAATCTCAGTCCGAGATCTGCGGCGGCCTCTCTCTTGGCCGCACCCGTGGAAGCAAAACCTCCACGACAAGCACCGACGCCAAGAGGCTCACCACTCGCCTTCTTCTTCGCTCTGGGATTAAGAAGATGCGCGAGGATGCTGCAATGTCCGATTCTcctgttgaagaagaagaagaagaaaagagcgACGTTGTTGACGGTGTTGATGCAGTTAGAGAGGCTGTAAAGGAATGTTCGATTGTGGTTGAGAGAGAGATCGTTCTGGCGTGTCCTGCTAGTTTTAGTGAGCTGGCGAAACTTACTTCAAGATCTTGCCTTGTTAAGTTGAAGAGTGGTCTTGGTTATGAGATGCCTGCTAGGAGGTTGACCCGATCCATGTTCAAGCCTGAGGCTGATGAAGATCATATGAATCTGGGAAGGGAAGCTAAAGGTAGTTGTGTTGCTGAAGGTAGCGAATTTGAGGCTACTTTAGTGGCATGTGGGAGGGAGGAGGAAGAGCCTCATGAGCAAAATAGTGTGGTTTCGATTGGATTATCGCTGACGAGTGGTCTTAGACGATGTGGTGTTAAGAAGGCAGTGAATGATACAGTAGATAAGCCTTTGAGGAGGTTAACTAGGTCATTAGTCAAACAAGACAGTCCTGATTTGGAAAGTAACACCGGATCTTCAGACTTGGGCAAGGTAGATGTGAATGCCAATGATGTCGGCATGGATGGTTTTCAAAATCCGTTGGTTACAACTCCAAACAAACGTGGAAGGCCCAGAAAATTTATAAGGAGTTTCCCAGCAAAGCTGAAAGAGCTTTTCGATTCTGGAATGCTTGAGGGGCTAACTGTGTACTATCTTCGATGTGCAAAG ATGAGAGAGGCAGGGGCTAGAGGGCTTAAAGGAGTAATTAAAGGATCTGGCGTTTTGTGCTTTTGTGGTGCCTGCAAAGGAGCTCAA GTGGTTAGCCCGGCAGTGTACGAGCATCATGCTTCTAGCACAAATAAGCGGTCACCTGAATATATCTTACTGGAGTCTGGATTCACACTTCGTGATGTCATGAACGCTTGCAAGGAAACTCCCTTTGATACGCTAGAAGAAAAACTTCGTGCGGTAGTTGGACCAGATTTAAAGAAATCTAGCCTGTGTTTCAGTTGCCAAG GTCCATTGGTTGAGCCTTGTGAAACAAAGTCATTATTTTTTTGCAAAGCGTGTTTGGAGAGAAAGGAACCCGACCTCTCTATCAGTCCTTCTAAAGCAACTGGCGTTCGTAGGGG ATCGTCTAAGCCAACTTTGGTTCCGAAAACTATCATTGATAGGTCAACACCCAGTCCTCGCCAAAGTAACAGGCGTGAAAACCCAACCCAAAA GTCACCTGAGCCTTCAGGGACTATTCCGAATGAGTCTAAATCCAGCTCCATCAAAAGCAGCAGCCAAAGGAAACTAACCAGAAA GGATTTGCGGCTGCACAAACTTGTTTTCGAGGATGATATACTGCCAGATGGGACCGAAGTGGGTTATTTTGTTGCTGGAAAGGTTAGATCTGCATGGCAAATGGCCTTTCTCCAGCTCGTTACTGTAACTTTATCTACTCCAACCATTTCGTTCATTATGCAGAAAATGCTTGTCGGCTACAAGAAGGGATTTGGGATACATTGTTCTTGTTGCAACAAAGTG GTCAGTCCTTCAGCGTTTGAGGCCCATGCTGGCTGTGCAAGTCGTCGGAAGCC GTTTCAGCACATTTATACAACCAATGGCGTATCTCTTCATGAACTATCAGTAGCGCTATCAATGGACCAGAAGTTTTCCATCCGTGAAAATGATGACATTTGCCGTATCTGCCAGGACGGGGGTGAACTCTTGTGTTGTGATACCTGTCCAAGATCATATCATATAG TATGTGCTGGTTTATCAAGCCTTCCGAGTGAGAGGTGGTCCTGCAAATATTGTGTGAATATGATTGAGAGGGAGAAGTTCGTGGACAGCAATCTTAACGCCGTTGCAGCTGGTAGAGTTCGTGGAGTTGATGCAATTGCTCAGATAGCCACAAGATGCATTCGAATTGTCAGCTCTCTTGTGAGTGAGCTCCCAAGTGTATGCGTGTTATGCAG AGGCCATAGTTTTTGCAGGTTGGGCTTCAATTCTCGCACTGTGATACTCTGTGATCAG TGTGAAAAGGAGTTCCATGTTGGCTGTTTGAAAGACCATAACATTGCTGATCTCAAG GAGCTACCTAAAGATAAATGGTTTTGTTCCCTTGGGTGcaaaaagatcaacacttcattaggCGATCTGATAGTTCAAGGAGAAGAGAAGCTTAGTAACAATTTCCTGAATTTTATACGGAAGAAGCAAAACACTAATGAAGAAAGCTGTCCAGATGACAATACCACTCCAAACATAAGATGTAGGATCATTAGTGGAAAGTTGGCCTCTTCGGATGATACAAAAGAGTTTCTTAAGAAGGCACTTTTGATTCTTCAT GAGCGGTTTGATCCCATCTGTGAATCTGGGACCAGGGGAGATCTCATTCCAGCCATGGTGTATGG AAAGAAAGCAAAAGGCCATGATTTCAGTGGCATGTACTGCACCATGTTGACTGTGGA TGAAGTGATTGTTTCCGTGGGAatctttagggttttagggtctGAACTTGCGGAACTCCCTCTGGTTGCTACCACTAGAGATTATCAAGGGCAG GGTTACTTTCAGTGCCTGTTTGATTGCATCGAGAGGCTGCTTGGATCCCTAAACGTGAAACAACTGGTGCTGCCAGCAGCAGATGAAGCCAAATCCATATGGACTAACAAATTTGGTTTCACCAAGATGACGGAAGAGGAG GTGAAAGAATGCAGAAAAGACTACTCGGTGATGGTCTTTCATGGAACATCAATGTTGAGAAAGATGGTACCTGGAACGAGTGTTGCTGACGGGAGTAAACCTGAGAAGGACAGTATGGAGGAGTAA
- the LOC106352584 gene encoding uncharacterized protein LOC106352584 isoform X4 has translation MAKGTSPGETMIRTGCKRELQFMLKSQSEICGGLSLGRTRGSKTSTTSTDAKRLTTRLLLRSGIKKMREDAAMSDSPVEEEEEEKSDVVDGVDAVREAVKECSIVVEREIVLACPASFSELAKLTSRSCLVKLKSGLGYEMPARRLTRSMFKPEADEDHMNLGREAKGSCVAEGSEFEATLVACGREEEEPHEQNSVVSIGLSLTSGLRRCGVKKAVNDTVDKPLRRLTRSLVKQDSPDLESNTGSSDLGKVDVNANDVGMDGFQNPLVTTPNKRGRPRKFIRSFPAKLKELFDSGMLEGLTVYYLRCAKMREAGARGLKGVIKGSGVLCFCGACKGAQVVSPAVYEHHASSTNKRSPEYILLESGFTLRDVMNACKETPFDTLEEKLRAVVGPDLKKSSLCFSCQGPLVEPCETKSLFFCKACLERKEPDLSISPSKATGVRRGSTPSPRQSNRRENPTQKSPEPSGTIPNESKSSSIKSSSQRKLTRKDLRLHKLVFEDDILPDGTEVGYFVAGKKMLVGYKKGFGIHCSCCNKVVSPSAFEAHAGCASRRKPFQHIYTTNGVSLHELSVALSMDQKFSIRENDDICRICQDGGELLCCDTCPRSYHIVCAGLSSLPSERWSCKYCVNMIEREKFVDSNLNAVAAGRVRGVDAIAQIATRCIRIVSSLVSELPSVCVLCRGHSFCRLGFNSRTVILCDQCEKEFHVGCLKDHNIADLKELPKDKWFCSLGCKKINTSLGDLIVQGEEKLSNNFLNFIRKKQNTNEESCPDDNTTPNIRCRIISGKLASSDDTKEFLKKALLILHERFDPICESGTRGDLIPAMVYGKKAKGHDFSGMYCTMLTVDEVIVSVGIFRVLGSELAELPLVATTRDYQGQGYFQCLFDCIERLLGSLNVKQLVLPAADEAKSIWTNKFGFTKMTEEEVKECRKDYSVMVFHGTSMLRKMVPGTSVADGSKPEKDSMEE, from the exons ATGGCGAAAGGCACATCCCCAGGCGAGACCATGATCCGCACAGGCTGCAAAAGGGAACTCCAATTCATGCTTAAATCTCAGTCCGAGATCTGCGGCGGCCTCTCTCTTGGCCGCACCCGTGGAAGCAAAACCTCCACGACAAGCACCGACGCCAAGAGGCTCACCACTCGCCTTCTTCTTCGCTCTGGGATTAAGAAGATGCGCGAGGATGCTGCAATGTCCGATTCTcctgttgaagaagaagaagaagaaaagagcgACGTTGTTGACGGTGTTGATGCAGTTAGAGAGGCTGTAAAGGAATGTTCGATTGTGGTTGAGAGAGAGATCGTTCTGGCGTGTCCTGCTAGTTTTAGTGAGCTGGCGAAACTTACTTCAAGATCTTGCCTTGTTAAGTTGAAGAGTGGTCTTGGTTATGAGATGCCTGCTAGGAGGTTGACCCGATCCATGTTCAAGCCTGAGGCTGATGAAGATCATATGAATCTGGGAAGGGAAGCTAAAGGTAGTTGTGTTGCTGAAGGTAGCGAATTTGAGGCTACTTTAGTGGCATGTGGGAGGGAGGAGGAAGAGCCTCATGAGCAAAATAGTGTGGTTTCGATTGGATTATCGCTGACGAGTGGTCTTAGACGATGTGGTGTTAAGAAGGCAGTGAATGATACAGTAGATAAGCCTTTGAGGAGGTTAACTAGGTCATTAGTCAAACAAGACAGTCCTGATTTGGAAAGTAACACCGGATCTTCAGACTTGGGCAAGGTAGATGTGAATGCCAATGATGTCGGCATGGATGGTTTTCAAAATCCGTTGGTTACAACTCCAAACAAACGTGGAAGGCCCAGAAAATTTATAAGGAGTTTCCCAGCAAAGCTGAAAGAGCTTTTCGATTCTGGAATGCTTGAGGGGCTAACTGTGTACTATCTTCGATGTGCAAAG ATGAGAGAGGCAGGGGCTAGAGGGCTTAAAGGAGTAATTAAAGGATCTGGCGTTTTGTGCTTTTGTGGTGCCTGCAAAGGAGCTCAA GTGGTTAGCCCGGCAGTGTACGAGCATCATGCTTCTAGCACAAATAAGCGGTCACCTGAATATATCTTACTGGAGTCTGGATTCACACTTCGTGATGTCATGAACGCTTGCAAGGAAACTCCCTTTGATACGCTAGAAGAAAAACTTCGTGCGGTAGTTGGACCAGATTTAAAGAAATCTAGCCTGTGTTTCAGTTGCCAAG GTCCATTGGTTGAGCCTTGTGAAACAAAGTCATTATTTTTTTGCAAAGCGTGTTTGGAGAGAAAGGAACCCGACCTCTCTATCAGTCCTTCTAAAGCAACTGGCGTTCGTAGGGG GTCAACACCCAGTCCTCGCCAAAGTAACAGGCGTGAAAACCCAACCCAAAA GTCACCTGAGCCTTCAGGGACTATTCCGAATGAGTCTAAATCCAGCTCCATCAAAAGCAGCAGCCAAAGGAAACTAACCAGAAA GGATTTGCGGCTGCACAAACTTGTTTTCGAGGATGATATACTGCCAGATGGGACCGAAGTGGGTTATTTTGTTGCTGGAAAG AAAATGCTTGTCGGCTACAAGAAGGGATTTGGGATACATTGTTCTTGTTGCAACAAAGTG GTCAGTCCTTCAGCGTTTGAGGCCCATGCTGGCTGTGCAAGTCGTCGGAAGCC GTTTCAGCACATTTATACAACCAATGGCGTATCTCTTCATGAACTATCAGTAGCGCTATCAATGGACCAGAAGTTTTCCATCCGTGAAAATGATGACATTTGCCGTATCTGCCAGGACGGGGGTGAACTCTTGTGTTGTGATACCTGTCCAAGATCATATCATATAG TATGTGCTGGTTTATCAAGCCTTCCGAGTGAGAGGTGGTCCTGCAAATATTGTGTGAATATGATTGAGAGGGAGAAGTTCGTGGACAGCAATCTTAACGCCGTTGCAGCTGGTAGAGTTCGTGGAGTTGATGCAATTGCTCAGATAGCCACAAGATGCATTCGAATTGTCAGCTCTCTTGTGAGTGAGCTCCCAAGTGTATGCGTGTTATGCAG AGGCCATAGTTTTTGCAGGTTGGGCTTCAATTCTCGCACTGTGATACTCTGTGATCAG TGTGAAAAGGAGTTCCATGTTGGCTGTTTGAAAGACCATAACATTGCTGATCTCAAG GAGCTACCTAAAGATAAATGGTTTTGTTCCCTTGGGTGcaaaaagatcaacacttcattaggCGATCTGATAGTTCAAGGAGAAGAGAAGCTTAGTAACAATTTCCTGAATTTTATACGGAAGAAGCAAAACACTAATGAAGAAAGCTGTCCAGATGACAATACCACTCCAAACATAAGATGTAGGATCATTAGTGGAAAGTTGGCCTCTTCGGATGATACAAAAGAGTTTCTTAAGAAGGCACTTTTGATTCTTCAT GAGCGGTTTGATCCCATCTGTGAATCTGGGACCAGGGGAGATCTCATTCCAGCCATGGTGTATGG AAAGAAAGCAAAAGGCCATGATTTCAGTGGCATGTACTGCACCATGTTGACTGTGGA TGAAGTGATTGTTTCCGTGGGAatctttagggttttagggtctGAACTTGCGGAACTCCCTCTGGTTGCTACCACTAGAGATTATCAAGGGCAG GGTTACTTTCAGTGCCTGTTTGATTGCATCGAGAGGCTGCTTGGATCCCTAAACGTGAAACAACTGGTGCTGCCAGCAGCAGATGAAGCCAAATCCATATGGACTAACAAATTTGGTTTCACCAAGATGACGGAAGAGGAG GTGAAAGAATGCAGAAAAGACTACTCGGTGATGGTCTTTCATGGAACATCAATGTTGAGAAAGATGGTACCTGGAACGAGTGTTGCTGACGGGAGTAAACCTGAGAAGGACAGTATGGAGGAGTAA